A window from Streptomyces sp. NBC_00335 encodes these proteins:
- a CDS encoding ATP-binding protein: protein MFSSEAAVMAGHPSGQPARTRRHAWTVPLVPGSVRAARERTERSLVLFGLGSASSLFGAALLVVSELVANAVRHAQQSPDAEVTLDVTDHMLVVAVADLDPRPITLADADRAAGQGLRTVADLAHTFGGDVRIEPATGGRGKTVIVRFILPEGTP from the coding sequence ATGTTCTCGTCCGAGGCCGCGGTAATGGCCGGGCACCCCAGCGGGCAGCCTGCGCGGACGCGCAGGCACGCATGGACGGTGCCGCTGGTGCCGGGCTCGGTGCGGGCCGCGCGCGAGCGTACGGAACGCTCCCTGGTCCTCTTCGGCCTGGGAAGCGCCTCCTCCCTGTTCGGGGCCGCGCTGCTCGTGGTCAGCGAGCTCGTCGCCAACGCCGTCCGCCACGCCCAGCAGTCCCCGGACGCCGAGGTCACCCTCGACGTCACCGACCACATGCTGGTGGTCGCCGTCGCAGACCTGGACCCGCGTCCCATAACCCTGGCCGACGCCGACCGGGCGGCCGGGCAGGGGCTGCGCACGGTGGCCGACCTGGCACACACCTTCGGCGGCGACGTCCGTATCGAGCCCGCCACCGGCGGGCGCGGCAAGACGGTCATCGTCCGCTTCATCCTGCCCGAGGGAACCCCATGA
- a CDS encoding LIM domain-containing protein: MSSVLPAGSAGPSHTEAVDLDALKVLVDLLCDVETSLSREKVREVTAEVVQGCARQRTIALELLDNPEVLRTGRPPCAIRVGILLMALKRAGAEQLARPRCHVCGRELMNSLAKRARLWGHSACFRKPKSCTVCGEIRDARHHDRQGQPYCERCPLPQDDDPTETLVKVLADLEPGLSRDQVLTALRQSGRLGSLHRAVAWAVVDRPDLLTGQGAEAPMPGVLRFIDALVQAGADHVVMPPCPGCGKQQSLHQPFSGRRLCDPCAQMARATRCSRCGLIKPKNRRNEDGSVLCKSCWASDPRNFEVCSQCGNRRRVAGRNEAGAICQNCRPRPEHTCSICGIRRQGTLSQAINKHVCDRCKGFWVVCSGCGAGSVVRGGTRESPLCARCVNPDPTFWKRCRICNTTWQLTTAPCTRCSLDARLRKVFASTDGRTAPELDRLREHLVQVDHPNYAITWLRKPNVQTAITALVREHPVITHTALDTMTQTKTLDHLRSMLVSVGALEFRDEGLIRVEREVDAAVAGHQLGEHQRALRGFVDWHLMRRLRGRLKGKPASVQQIQNVRVLLSAADAFLHGLAGRGTSLRGCTQAEVESHLSSGRAYPAQCGAFVRWAVRQRYTAAGIKAPAIRWTGPSGPHDQDARWAVTRQLLHDDSLRTPDRVAGLLVLLYAQHVSTIHRLTTDRVTRDGDRVLLSLGDRPIRLPAPLDALMSDLVSARAPNAVLRHESDWLFPGRTAGQPLHQSQMLRRLNAIGVKTRQGRSTALFALAQQLPAGQLAKMLGLHVSVAVAWQRASGGDWMTYAAAVAARSATRTRTATDSAPATRPL; this comes from the coding sequence ATGAGCTCAGTTCTCCCGGCGGGATCGGCGGGGCCGTCGCACACGGAGGCGGTCGACCTCGATGCACTCAAGGTGCTGGTGGACCTGCTCTGCGACGTCGAGACATCCCTGAGTCGGGAGAAGGTTCGGGAGGTCACCGCCGAGGTGGTCCAGGGCTGTGCCCGGCAACGCACCATCGCCTTGGAACTGCTCGACAACCCGGAGGTGCTGCGCACCGGGCGCCCGCCGTGCGCGATCCGGGTCGGCATCTTGCTGATGGCCTTGAAGCGGGCCGGAGCCGAGCAGCTGGCCCGGCCGAGATGCCACGTGTGCGGGCGTGAGCTGATGAACTCGCTGGCCAAGCGCGCCCGCCTCTGGGGCCACAGTGCCTGCTTCAGGAAGCCAAAGAGCTGCACCGTGTGCGGGGAGATCCGCGATGCCCGACACCACGATCGGCAGGGACAGCCGTACTGCGAACGGTGTCCGCTCCCGCAGGACGACGACCCGACCGAGACACTCGTCAAAGTGCTGGCCGACCTGGAACCCGGCCTCAGCAGGGACCAGGTCCTGACGGCGCTTCGCCAAAGCGGACGCCTGGGATCTCTTCACCGCGCTGTCGCATGGGCCGTCGTCGACCGCCCGGACCTCCTCACCGGCCAGGGCGCGGAGGCACCGATGCCCGGAGTCCTGCGCTTCATCGACGCGCTCGTCCAAGCCGGCGCCGACCACGTAGTGATGCCCCCCTGCCCGGGATGCGGCAAGCAGCAGTCCCTCCACCAGCCTTTCAGCGGGCGACGTCTGTGTGATCCATGCGCACAAATGGCCCGTGCCACGCGATGCAGCCGCTGCGGGCTGATCAAGCCCAAGAACCGCCGCAACGAGGACGGGAGCGTCCTGTGCAAGTCCTGCTGGGCCAGCGACCCGCGGAACTTCGAGGTGTGTTCCCAGTGCGGCAACCGACGCCGCGTCGCCGGACGCAATGAGGCCGGAGCCATCTGCCAGAACTGCCGACCGCGGCCCGAGCACACCTGCTCCATCTGCGGCATCCGCCGCCAAGGCACCCTCTCCCAGGCGATCAACAAGCACGTGTGTGACCGCTGTAAGGGCTTCTGGGTCGTCTGCTCCGGGTGCGGCGCCGGCTCGGTGGTCCGGGGCGGTACTCGCGAGAGCCCGTTGTGCGCGCGGTGCGTGAACCCCGACCCGACGTTCTGGAAGCGGTGCCGTATCTGCAACACGACCTGGCAGCTCACCACCGCGCCCTGCACCCGGTGCAGCCTCGATGCCCGGCTCCGCAAGGTCTTCGCCTCCACTGACGGCCGCACCGCCCCCGAGCTGGACCGGCTGCGTGAGCACCTCGTCCAGGTCGACCACCCGAACTACGCGATCACCTGGCTGCGGAAGCCGAACGTCCAGACCGCCATCACGGCGCTGGTGCGCGAACACCCGGTCATCACGCATACCGCGCTCGACACGATGACGCAGACCAAGACGCTCGACCACCTCCGCTCCATGCTGGTCTCCGTCGGGGCTCTGGAGTTCCGCGACGAAGGCTTGATCCGGGTTGAGCGCGAAGTCGACGCGGCCGTCGCCGGGCACCAACTGGGCGAACACCAGCGAGCCTTGCGCGGCTTCGTCGACTGGCACTTGATGCGACGGCTGCGCGGGCGCCTGAAGGGCAAACCCGCCAGCGTGCAGCAGATCCAGAATGTCCGGGTCCTTCTCTCAGCGGCCGATGCCTTTCTGCACGGGCTGGCCGGCCGGGGGACATCGTTGCGCGGCTGCACGCAGGCCGAGGTGGAGAGCCACCTCAGCTCCGGGCGCGCGTACCCGGCACAGTGCGGTGCCTTCGTCCGATGGGCTGTACGACAGCGGTACACCGCAGCCGGCATCAAGGCCCCGGCGATCCGTTGGACGGGGCCGTCCGGTCCACACGACCAGGACGCCCGCTGGGCCGTCACCCGACAGCTGTTGCACGACGACAGCCTCCGCACGCCAGACCGCGTTGCCGGGCTCCTCGTGCTGCTCTACGCGCAGCACGTCAGTACCATTCATCGCCTCACTACCGATCGCGTTACCCGGGACGGCGACCGCGTACTGCTCAGCCTCGGCGACCGGCCCATCCGACTACCAGCACCGCTGGATGCCCTCATGTCGGACCTCGTGTCCGCGCGGGCCCCGAATGCGGTGCTCCGACACGAGAGCGACTGGCTCTTTCCGGGCCGCACAGCCGGCCAGCCGCTCCACCAGTCACAGATGCTGCGACGGCTCAACGCGATCGGCGTCAAGACCCGACAGGGCCGAAGCACCGCGTTGTTCGCGCTCGCCCAGCAGCTGCCCGCAGGCCAGCTGGCCAAGATGCTCGGCCTGCACGTCAGCGTAGCCGTCGCCTGGCAGCGGGCAAGCGGCGGGGACTGGATGACGTATGCCGCGGCCGTCGCCGCCCGCTCCGCCACCCGCACCCGGACGGCCACGGACAGCGCACCTGCCACCCGACCACTCTGA
- a CDS encoding carbonic anhydrase, which yields MTGIAERPVLLGRRRLVRAGLTGAVAVAAGLVAGCPTTSTATRADGKSSRPRTPESALRELAAGNTRWRTFHERNPDRTRAMRQTLVTGQHPFAVVLGCVDSRVPPELVFDQGLGDLLTVRSAGSILDEAVLASITYGVLELGIPLVVVLGHQSCGAVTAAVHAAQAGELLPGHMQYLADQIQPAIDHTLQGQQQVDSAITANVRLVRSRLAAEPTLAPKVTAGTLGVVGARYELTSQRVHPIR from the coding sequence ATGACAGGTATTGCTGAACGTCCTGTGTTGCTGGGGCGGCGTCGGCTGGTGCGGGCCGGGCTGACGGGAGCGGTGGCGGTGGCCGCCGGGTTGGTGGCCGGCTGCCCCACGACCTCGACCGCGACCCGCGCCGACGGGAAGAGCTCTCGGCCCCGGACTCCCGAGTCGGCGCTGCGGGAGCTCGCGGCGGGCAATACCCGCTGGCGGACGTTCCACGAGAGGAATCCGGACCGGACGCGGGCGATGCGGCAGACATTGGTCACCGGGCAGCATCCCTTCGCCGTGGTCCTGGGGTGCGTGGATTCCCGCGTCCCTCCGGAGCTGGTCTTCGACCAGGGCCTGGGTGACCTTCTGACGGTGCGGTCGGCGGGCTCCATCCTTGATGAGGCTGTCCTGGCCAGCATCACCTACGGGGTTCTCGAGTTAGGCATCCCGCTCGTCGTCGTCCTGGGGCATCAGTCATGTGGGGCCGTCACTGCCGCCGTCCATGCCGCCCAGGCCGGGGAGCTGTTGCCCGGCCACATGCAGTACCTGGCCGACCAGATCCAACCGGCGATCGACCACACCCTTCAGGGGCAGCAACAGGTGGATTCGGCTATCACCGCGAACGTGCGGCTGGTCCGTTCCCGCCTGGCCGCCGAACCCACGCTGGCGCCCAAGGTCACGGCGGGCACGCTCGGCGTGGTCGGGGCGCGGTACGAACTGACCAGCCAGCGGGTCCACCCGATCCGCTGA
- a CDS encoding ATP-binding protein — MPYRHVLDVPAMGSAVRIARETTELVLMECGVGLRHPSVGPALLILAELVTNAVRHAAVSSPMITVIYAHGPSAFAFAVHDRHPYQPALFGALATAPGSGLAMVVELAMELGGTAAVRPDADGRGKAIWITLPL, encoded by the coding sequence ATGCCATACCGGCACGTCCTGGACGTGCCCGCCATGGGCTCGGCCGTCCGCATCGCCCGGGAGACCACCGAGCTGGTCCTCATGGAGTGCGGGGTCGGCCTTCGGCATCCGAGCGTGGGCCCGGCGCTGCTGATCCTGGCTGAGCTGGTTACCAACGCCGTCCGCCATGCCGCCGTGTCCTCGCCGATGATCACCGTCATCTATGCGCACGGGCCCAGCGCCTTCGCGTTCGCCGTCCATGACCGCCACCCCTACCAGCCCGCCCTGTTCGGGGCGCTTGCTACCGCCCCGGGCAGCGGCCTGGCCATGGTGGTCGAGCTGGCGATGGAGCTGGGCGGCACCGCCGCTGTGAGGCCGGACGCGGACGGGCGCGGCAAGGCCATCTGGATCACCCTCCCCCTGTGA
- a CDS encoding tyrosine-type recombinase/integrase, producing MTRRPGVELAGSAKLELVSGVIQLHPEDATWEAMLRGWQSQQQARNLKPRTVNPRIQLVRMFQGFTNDYPWNWAPAHMDEWSAALTTEKHLAPSTVRGYQGTLRLFSEYLIDPRYDWAAACEERFGTYPVAICHEWNTIPHLQDYEGDPEARPFTREELQRFLDYADDQVERAIRSGRKGALAAYRDATLFKVIYGWGLRRTETSKLDLVDFGRNPKAPQFGRYGTLNVRYGKAKKGQPPRRRNVLSLMDWAVEAVDDYVANVRPRFGFPDHPALWITERGGRLRPGSINDRFVEYRDALGLPKELTPHSLRHSYVTHLTEDGVDRFFIQKQVGHECDSSLAIYTHVSDDFMNTSLQNALAPAFAGL from the coding sequence ATGACGCGTCGGCCGGGGGTCGAGTTGGCCGGGTCGGCCAAGTTGGAGCTCGTCTCTGGCGTGATCCAGCTCCACCCTGAAGACGCGACGTGGGAGGCGATGCTGCGTGGCTGGCAGTCGCAGCAGCAGGCGCGCAATCTGAAGCCGCGCACGGTCAACCCGCGGATTCAGCTTGTCCGTATGTTCCAGGGGTTCACTAACGACTATCCCTGGAACTGGGCCCCCGCCCACATGGACGAGTGGTCGGCCGCCCTGACCACGGAGAAGCACCTCGCGCCGTCGACGGTCCGCGGCTATCAGGGCACTCTGCGGCTGTTCTCCGAGTACCTCATCGACCCCCGCTACGACTGGGCTGCCGCCTGCGAGGAGAGGTTCGGGACGTACCCGGTGGCGATCTGCCACGAGTGGAACACCATCCCCCACCTCCAGGATTACGAAGGTGACCCGGAGGCCCGCCCGTTCACCCGCGAGGAGCTCCAACGCTTCCTTGACTACGCCGACGACCAGGTGGAGCGAGCGATCAGGAGCGGCCGCAAGGGCGCGCTCGCGGCCTACCGGGATGCCACCTTGTTCAAGGTCATCTACGGGTGGGGGCTGCGCCGCACGGAGACATCGAAGCTCGACCTGGTCGACTTCGGGAGGAACCCCAAGGCGCCCCAGTTCGGCCGGTACGGGACGCTAAACGTCCGCTACGGCAAGGCCAAGAAGGGACAACCTCCGCGCCGGCGTAACGTGCTGTCCCTCATGGACTGGGCCGTCGAGGCGGTCGACGACTACGTCGCGAACGTGCGGCCTCGCTTCGGGTTCCCGGACCATCCCGCACTGTGGATCACCGAACGCGGTGGTCGGCTGCGGCCCGGCTCGATCAACGACCGGTTCGTAGAGTACCGCGACGCCCTGGGACTGCCGAAGGAACTCACGCCCCACTCGCTGCGGCATTCGTACGTCACGCACCTGACCGAGGACGGCGTGGACCGGTTCTTCATCCAGAAGCAGGTCGGCCACGAGTGCGATAGCTCCCTGGCCATCTACACGCACGTGAGCGACGACTTCATGAACACTTCCCTGCAGAATGCCCTGGCTCCGGCCTTCGCCGGGCTGTGA
- a CDS encoding GH1 family beta-glucosidase: MTAVDARPATSTGTRPETGTGLRFPTGFRWGTATAAYQIEGAAAENGRTPSIWDTFSRTPGKVRNGDTGDIAADHLHRMPDDVKLMKELGVTDYRFSVSWPRVQPTGRGPAVERGLDFYRRLVDELLAKGIRPVATLYHWDLPQELEDAGGWPERDTAHRFAEYADLVARALGDRVTTWTTLNEPWCGAFLGYGNGVHAPGRTSNLAALRAAHHFNLAHGGAARVLRDRLPSSAEISLTLNLHALRPLTDTAADRDAVRRIDAVANRIFVDPVFHGRLPQDLVEDTAGVTDWSFVRDGDLEVTSTPIDSLGINYYSPSVVSAGSSASPAPWAGAEEHVAFTPAAGPRTAMDWPVDATGLYELLTRLRDELPHLPLLVTENGAAYDDYADPEGQVHDPERVAYLDAHLTAVHRAIEDGVDVRGYFLWSLLDNFEWSYGYSKRFGIVHVDFASQRRTVKDSARWYAEVIARGGLARG, translated from the coding sequence ATGCCCGCCCGGCGACCTCCACGGGCACCCGCCCCGAGACCGGGACGGGGCTCCGCTTCCCCACCGGATTCCGTTGGGGCACGGCCACCGCCGCCTACCAGATCGAGGGGGCCGCCGCCGAGAACGGCCGGACGCCCTCCATCTGGGACACCTTCAGCCGCACGCCCGGCAAGGTCCGCAACGGTGACACCGGTGACATCGCCGCCGACCACCTGCACCGGATGCCCGACGACGTGAAGCTGATGAAGGAGCTCGGCGTCACGGACTACCGCTTCTCCGTCTCCTGGCCCCGGGTCCAGCCGACGGGGCGGGGCCCGGCCGTGGAGCGCGGCCTGGACTTCTACCGCCGCCTGGTGGACGAGCTGCTGGCGAAGGGGATCAGGCCGGTGGCGACGCTCTACCACTGGGACCTCCCGCAGGAGCTGGAGGACGCGGGCGGCTGGCCGGAGCGGGACACCGCACACCGCTTCGCGGAGTACGCGGACCTGGTGGCCCGGGCACTGGGCGACCGGGTGACCACCTGGACGACGTTGAACGAGCCCTGGTGCGGGGCGTTCCTCGGGTACGGGAACGGGGTCCACGCGCCCGGACGCACCAGCAACCTCGCCGCCCTGCGTGCCGCCCACCACTTCAACCTGGCGCACGGCGGCGCGGCCCGCGTCCTGCGTGACCGCCTCCCGTCCAGCGCCGAGATCTCCCTGACCCTGAACCTCCACGCCCTGCGCCCGCTGACGGACACCGCTGCGGACCGGGACGCGGTGCGCCGGATCGACGCGGTGGCGAACCGGATCTTCGTGGACCCGGTCTTCCACGGGCGGCTGCCGCAGGACTTGGTGGAGGACACGGCGGGGGTGACGGACTGGTCGTTCGTCCGGGACGGCGATCTGGAGGTCACGTCCACCCCGATCGACTCACTGGGCATCAACTACTACTCCCCCAGCGTGGTTTCGGCGGGTTCCTCCGCCTCCCCCGCTCCCTGGGCGGGCGCCGAAGAGCATGTGGCGTTCACCCCGGCGGCGGGCCCGCGCACGGCGATGGACTGGCCGGTGGACGCGACCGGCCTGTACGAACTGCTGACCCGGTTGCGGGACGAACTCCCCCATCTTCCGCTCCTGGTGACGGAGAACGGGGCGGCGTACGACGACTACGCGGACCCGGAGGGGCAGGTCCACGACCCGGAGCGAGTCGCGTACCTGGACGCCCACCTGACGGCCGTGCACCGGGCGATCGAGGACGGCGTGGACGTGCGCGGCTACTTCCTGTGGAGCCTGCTGGACAACTTCGAGTGGTCGTACGGCTACAGCAAGCGCTTCGGCATCGTCCACGTGGACTTCGCGTCCCAGCGCCGGACGGTGAAGGACAGTGCGCGGTGGTACGCGGAGGTGATCGCGCGGGGCGGACTGGCGCGGGGCTGA
- a CDS encoding helix-turn-helix domain-containing protein — MTAKLDYQWHLRKVMADRGMFSTTDLTSPLEKRGISLSSSQVYRLVVERPERLSLKILMALLDILDCRMEDLIEPVRAAGAGTRPEKKAASAGGSAPEPGLGDLRPKRARIAGVDQ, encoded by the coding sequence ATGACCGCCAAGCTCGACTACCAGTGGCACCTGCGCAAGGTCATGGCCGACCGTGGGATGTTCTCCACCACCGACCTCACCTCTCCTCTGGAGAAACGGGGGATCTCGCTCTCGTCCAGCCAGGTCTACCGCCTCGTTGTGGAACGACCGGAACGGCTGAGCCTGAAAATCCTCATGGCTTTGCTGGACATCCTGGACTGTCGGATGGAAGACCTCATCGAGCCCGTCCGCGCTGCGGGCGCCGGCACTCGGCCCGAGAAGAAGGCGGCTTCGGCGGGTGGCTCCGCACCGGAGCCAGGTCTGGGTGATCTGCGTCCGAAGCGGGCCCGCATCGCAGGAGTTGATCAATGA
- a CDS encoding GNAT family N-acetyltransferase has product MTATLRPLDARHFSAWLERCRAEYAKELVALGQTSEDAYRQADETMAHSFPSGTPTPDHAVFDVVDDAGVAVGYLWIGPDRSDDAGAWWVWDIVIDADKRGLGLGRMAMFLGEEYARARGAHTLGLSVAGFNTVAHGLYESLGYETTSVKMRKKLD; this is encoded by the coding sequence GTGACTGCGACCCTCCGTCCCCTGGACGCCCGACACTTCTCTGCCTGGCTCGAACGCTGTCGGGCCGAGTACGCCAAGGAGCTCGTTGCTCTGGGGCAGACGTCCGAGGACGCCTACCGGCAGGCGGACGAGACCATGGCGCACTCCTTTCCGTCCGGGACACCGACCCCGGATCACGCGGTCTTCGACGTGGTCGACGATGCCGGGGTAGCCGTCGGCTACCTCTGGATCGGACCGGACAGGAGTGACGACGCCGGTGCCTGGTGGGTCTGGGACATTGTGATCGACGCCGACAAGCGTGGTCTGGGCCTGGGCCGAATGGCCATGTTCCTCGGCGAGGAATACGCCCGGGCGCGGGGCGCTCACACTCTGGGTCTCAGCGTCGCCGGGTTCAACACCGTCGCACATGGCCTTTACGAGTCGCTCGGCTACGAGACGACCTCGGTGAAGATGCGCAAGAAACTCGACTGA
- a CDS encoding STAS domain-containing protein: MTIEWRYTTREDLGVLSLAGYLGADAVDRFTGAIGWALARGTGPVILDLTGLLGWSAGGQIAVAQAARHLAENGRRLELAAIPADGSLVPDATCPPVAVHCDLAAALAAHGAQDAVKQWRTDDWPDSNHPAAPALT, translated from the coding sequence ATGACGATCGAATGGCGGTACACAACCCGCGAGGACCTGGGCGTGCTGTCCCTGGCCGGGTATCTCGGCGCAGACGCCGTGGACCGTTTCACCGGCGCCATCGGGTGGGCGCTCGCGCGGGGCACCGGCCCGGTCATCCTCGACCTGACCGGACTGCTGGGATGGTCGGCCGGCGGGCAGATCGCCGTCGCCCAGGCCGCACGCCACCTCGCCGAGAACGGCCGACGCTTGGAGCTCGCGGCGATACCCGCAGATGGCTCTCTCGTGCCGGATGCCACCTGCCCGCCTGTCGCCGTCCACTGCGACCTCGCCGCAGCTCTGGCCGCCCACGGGGCCCAGGACGCGGTCAAGCAGTGGCGTACCGATGACTGGCCGGACTCGAATCACCCGGCCGCACCCGCCCTCACCTGA
- a CDS encoding alkylphosphonate utilization protein — protein sequence MSDIIVKDSNGTQLADGDSVTLIKDLKVKGTSETLKRGTLVKNIRLTSRPGEVECNTKQVKGLVLKTEFLKKA from the coding sequence ATGAGCGACATCATCGTCAAGGACTCCAACGGCACCCAGCTCGCCGACGGGGACTCGGTCACCCTGATCAAGGACCTCAAGGTCAAGGGGACCTCCGAGACCCTCAAGCGCGGCACCCTGGTCAAGAACATCCGCCTCACCTCCCGTCCGGGCGAGGTCGAGTGCAACACGAAGCAGGTCAAGGGCCTGGTCCTGAAGACCGAGTTCCTCAAGAAGGCCTGA
- a CDS encoding DUF6126 family protein, giving the protein MTDDKPAQSKAAKQERWLAKGVALRAFFYIFGTHLFAGFVYLLFYLGQHAQK; this is encoded by the coding sequence ATGACGGACGACAAGCCCGCGCAGAGCAAGGCGGCGAAACAGGAACGGTGGCTGGCCAAGGGCGTCGCACTGCGCGCCTTCTTCTACATCTTCGGCACGCACCTGTTCGCCGGATTCGTGTATCTGCTGTTCTATCTCGGCCAGCACGCGCAGAAATGA
- a CDS encoding ArsR/SmtB family transcription factor, translating into MSTPLYQLKAEFFKTLGHPVRIRVLELLAEREHAVAEMLPEVGVEAASLSQQLAVLRKANLVVTRREGSNVYYQLTHPQIAELLRVARGILSGVLEGQAELLADLRATSHI; encoded by the coding sequence GTGAGCACACCGCTGTACCAGCTCAAGGCGGAGTTCTTCAAAACGCTCGGGCATCCGGTCCGCATCCGCGTCCTGGAACTCCTGGCCGAGCGCGAACACGCGGTCGCCGAGATGCTGCCCGAGGTCGGAGTGGAGGCAGCAAGCCTCTCCCAGCAGCTGGCCGTCCTGCGCAAGGCCAACCTGGTGGTCACCCGCCGCGAAGGCTCCAACGTGTACTACCAGCTGACCCACCCCCAGATCGCCGAATTGCTGCGGGTTGCCCGCGGCATCCTCTCCGGCGTCCTGGAAGGTCAGGCCGAACTCCTGGCCGACCTGCGCGCCACCAGCCACATCTAG
- a CDS encoding pyridoxamine 5'-phosphate oxidase family protein, producing MTVPADRRMIEVSGTEALWLLEGSSQGRLVYVQRELAVVRPAAHVMEYGRLIVRAPVQAATVPGRALLTYQVDEIRTPAGTGWTVSAHGPADVIADPDEAAHYRRTLSGWTHGPHDTLLRLHPQQVSGFRLARTVTGAGR from the coding sequence ATGACCGTTCCCGCCGACCGCCGCATGATCGAGGTTTCCGGTACCGAGGCCCTGTGGCTCCTCGAAGGCTCCAGCCAAGGCCGACTCGTCTACGTTCAGCGCGAGCTGGCCGTCGTGCGCCCCGCGGCGCACGTGATGGAGTACGGGCGCCTGATCGTCCGTGCCCCCGTCCAGGCCGCCACCGTTCCCGGCCGGGCCCTGCTGACCTACCAGGTCGATGAGATCCGTACCCCAGCCGGCACGGGCTGGACGGTCAGCGCGCACGGCCCGGCGGACGTCATCGCCGATCCGGACGAGGCTGCCCACTACCGGCGCACCCTGTCCGGCTGGACCCACGGCCCGCACGACACCCTGCTGCGCCTGCACCCGCAGCAGGTGTCCGGGTTCCGCCTCGCCCGCACCGTGACGGGGGCGGGCCGGTGA